The Gossypium arboreum isolate Shixiya-1 chromosome 6, ASM2569848v2, whole genome shotgun sequence DNA window TGACTCCTCATGAACTCAAATTCATTgtgttgttttattattatttctcccCCAAACCTTTTTggcttttttataaaaataatccaaaaaatttaattaattatcaaaatgatcctttttttaattaaatacaaaaatGATCTGAAATCTACAATAAAAGTTAGTGGAGCCAAATGATTTGGTGCCAACAACATGCCACGTCAGCATccatgaaaaaaattaattttttggtggAACCATGTAGAATGGCGCCACTTGTATAAATACCATGGAAAATACTGCAAGTTTTGGAAATATGAGGGActtcaaaataaatttatcattttctgGTGGAGCCAATTAATTTGGTGCCACCAGATTCCCCCTGACACCACCTgtcactttcttttcttttcttttcttttttttacttttttactttcatcccatttttttttttaagttttgtttttatctttattttattttacttatttttttattattaattttaaaaaatgaaatgtatatttgaaatattttataacatatatattttaaattttaaatatatatattttaaattatttttaaaattttaaatattactttttaaatactacttttaaatattaaatatatattttaataatataaaatatttaaatatctttaaaattaatattataaaactaataataaatttgaaagttcatatctttaaaatatttaaatattttatattattaaaaatatatatttaatatttaaaataatattcaaaatttaaaaaattcaaatatacatttcaattttttaaaattaataataaaaaataagtaaaataaattaaataaataaataaaataaagataaaaacaaaacttaaaaaaacGGACGaaagtaaaaaagtaaaaaaaaaaagtgacagGTGGTGTCAAGGGGAACTGGTGGCGCCAAACTAATTGGCTCCACCAGAAAATGGTAAACTTATTTTGAAGTCCCTCATATTTCTAAAATTTGCAGTATTGTCATGATATTTATATAGGTGACGCCATTCTACATGGctccacaaaaaaaaaattatggatgCTGACGTGGCATGTTGGTGGCGCCATAACATTTGGCTCCACTAACTTTTACTGTAGAATTAAGGTCatttttgtatttaattaaaaaaatatcattttgataattaattaatttttttaggttattttaaaaaaaaaaaaccaaccttTTCTCACTTTTTATGTCAACTATATTTTCAATCATTATttatatcaattaaaaataaaaaaagttcagCTTTTTAGGCTTTAAAGAACAATGGTTCGATACAAGTTAAGGTTAAGCTAGCCACTATTTCTCTTGGAGAAAATGTTGCAGATTCCTCGTTGTCAAGTAGCTAACCTAATGTTGAAAAGGTTAGGTCCCTCAAACCTTCAATTCTAGCTAGCGAGATTAGCTTATCTCAGGCTCAAAGGGATTTGCATGCTTGCCAGGGGAGCACTCTACAACAACCAAAACCTAGAACTGAATCTTTAACATCCAAGTGGTTATCAACTGCAGCTAAACATTCCAGGATGGTTCTAGCAACTAACTTGGATGAAAACCTACCATCTAACTCTGTATCTTTTGCCCCAGCTGCCACATCTGAGGAGTCGATGCCAGTTAATACCAGTAACGAAGGAAAGTTTGGTTAAGTCCATCTCCACAAAAGATCATTAGAAGAAAACGAGCAAGAAAGGACTTATTCAGCCAACAAATCaagttttttttcttatttttcttacaGTTTTTTTAACTACATGTATGTTTTGTTTGCATGTATTTATCTACTCTTTCACAAATTGATGGAGATAAGCACCAGGTTATTCAAAGGACTTATTCAAAGGAACTTGGATGCTTGTCCAGCGTGGCTTTCTGTTGCAAAAACAGCTCCAGGTTCAATGGTCTGTTTTTGCAATGGAGATTAGCTCCTTCCATTTTcctttcttctcttcttcttcttttccatttctcttatttttctttttacacTTAATCAAtcatcttctcttttctttttgacCCTTTGACTACTTGTCCAACGTGGCAAGTTATCTGGCTATATCAACTAGTTAACTTGCCAGATCAATGGTCCCGTTAAGACAGTAACGGAATATGTTAAGAAGTGACTGAGTTGTCACTTTTTGATAACATTAGtgactattttgttatttttctaaagttaagTGACTGAAATAAAACCAAGGTGATTGATTTATCAACTAAAGGTGATTGATTTATCAACTACTCCAAAGTTGAGTGATTGTTGGtataatttactctttaatttatATAATGCATATTTCTATCTATAAATTCTTTTAAACTCTTAAATCAGAGAAAAAAAACATGTACTTAAGtgcattaaaaattcatatcttttttATTAGTACAATAACAAAGATATCAATTAACCTAAAGCTAAATCGACTGAATTcatttcttttttcaattttcattACCGCTCAACCTTACAACTAATATCATTTCCCTTTCCAAGTTATTACCAATTTATTAGTTTTAGCTAGATGGCCAGGTCAGGTTTGAATTGGGCAGATGCAAAATTTTATGCCCAAGCAAGATCCTAAAAATAGACTTAAAATTTTATCAAGCCGAGCCCATATTAAAAATGCTAATCAGAACCCAACCTGGCCCGATTGTAATAattgttttttaaattatttttatatataaataaattcaaagaatataatatagaaaatacattaaaaataataaaataaatatttcccaacaaattaaaaaaaaatagtcaTGTGATTCGAGTTGAGCCGAACTCGAGCAAAAAAATTCTACCCGAAGCCAGCCTATTTAGAAAACAAATCTTATTTTTTATCTAAACTCATTtttcaaacttatatttttacctAAATTCTCTCGTTCAAATGGGCTTTCAAACCTGAGCAGGTGGCATGAGCCATGACGTTTTTGCCGTCTCATCTCATGGTCTTTTTGGACAATTTAGATTAGATTTGGAAATATCACAATATAGTTGGGCTTTTGTTGGTTAAAATTCCGATGCTGGGCCATTTGTAATTTGAGCCTTCATTGTGTAATATAGGAAGCCCTAGCGGAGCACGCATCAAATAGAGCTGCGCCCACTGACCGTCATTACTAGCGCTATAAATACACACCACGACCCCGCTTCCTCCTCCTCTCTTCTATTCCTTCTTACACCTTAGGCTTGTTTCTACAGTATTTGATCAGtggaaagcaaaaaaaaaattcaccttATTTTTCAGTATGCGTTTGGTTTGTATAAAATTatttgctttttttttctttttgggttttTGGTGTTTAATCTAAATGTGACGGGGGATTTCAAATCCTTATCTATGAGCCGGGGCAAACCGTAATTTGTTTGTAAATCCCGAAGATAACGTCACAGAAAAACGCCCGTCGATGTTGACGGTCGTCCCTCCGGGGAGTTCCTCCGTTGATGGGCCGTCTCATATTCCATCGCCTTGTGGAGCGGCGTCGCTGCTTTTACCTCTTGGGACTGGCCATGAGACATACATTCAATTCTTCATTCCCCCTTGCTTTAGATTTTAACactttttttcttcaaaaaagaaaaattataaagacgtgaactttattttctttcctaCTGATGCTATTTGATTACAAcgatgaaaataaatataaacaaaGGAGGAAGGAAAGGAAGGGATAAATAAATTAGTTCAGAATTACCTAGGGATAAATTATAAACACTTTTTTCCCCAAGTTTTCTCAACTCTAAAACCAGTAAGAGGTATGACATCAAGCACGGATCCCAAGCTCCTTGTGCGGAGCAAGAACTGGATGGATTAAACCATAAGCGTGGGTCAAGAATATAAGTAAAACCAGTAATGATTATACTTGCACCCTGAATAAATTCCTCAGTCGCCATCACAGTTTTGCCATGATGAGTTATAAAGGGTCTTCAAAGAATTGAGCTCCATCAATGGCATACGCCACCCTTAAGACTGAGGACGCTCGAGAGAACGGTGAAAAGAAAAGCCAGATAAAAACCTTAAAATGAAATGCAGTCATCACGCCTGACAAAAGGCATCAAATTTTGATGCTGGCATATGACAGACCTCATCATAGGGCATTGTGGAGCAGTTTTTTGGCTGAATGAAGAAGATAAATTTTCGAATGACCAACATGTTAGTTTCATGCCATTATGTGTCACAATTGAATCCAACCCATGTCTTGCATCTTTCTTTGATTTTACTAAGCCACACTTCTGCATAGCCATATAAATACAGTTAGACAGGTTAACAAGACAAGAATCATTATCAAACAACAAAACAAAGTGGTAATCATGGTATCAACCAGGCTATTAAATTGTGGTATTAGGTTTTATATTAGGTTGCCTAAGATCTAAAAACCTTTCCAAATCAGATTTGCATTAATATGTAGGCAGCAGGTGACTAAGCAAATAGAATACAACAGCATCTTAATGGGCTTTACCTATTGACAGGGTGACCAGATTCATTACGTCTCTCCAAACACATTACCAGTAAGATTCAAACATAAAGAACCTTTAGAACCTTGGACCAGCTCGTCTTCTCAACATAACACAGGAATAAGAGGCAAGACATAGGATTTTAGGAGCTAATTATATCAGGAACATAGTCTGGATCCTTTAAAATGGAAGGCATTAATTTGATCAACTCGTAAATCTCCGCAGAACGTCTATGAGATACATCACCCCTCAAAAAGAAGTGGACCTCCCCTTGAATCTCAATCCTGCTATAAGCAGGCTCCTTTATGACCCCAGAATTCCTCATTTTCCTCCTAAGTGCGgccaaattttcccaaaaaccaaAAGTGGCATAGGTATTAGACAAGAGAACATATGTTCCAGAATTTTCAGGCTCCAATTCAAGGTATTTATCTGCCACAAGCTTTACCAGATCCATATCCCCGTGAATACGACAGGCCCCAAGCAAAGCACCCCATATGGCTGGGTGCTCCTTAAAAGGTGAGTTAAGAACAAACTCATAAGCTTCATGCAACTTTCCAGAACGACCTAATAGATCAACCATGGCAGAATAATGCTGCCCTCTTGGTTGGATTCCATAGTCTCTTTTCATCGATAAGAAATAGTGCCAACCTTCATTAACCAAGCCTCCATGGCTACATGCAGAAAGAACTGCAAGAAAGGTAACATAGTTTGGTCTAAAACCTTCGTTTATCATTTTATCAAATAATTCTAGAACCTCATTAACCCTCCCATGCTGGCCATATCCAGATATCAAGCTTGTCCAAGTAACAACATTTCGATTTACAACTTCATTAAACACCTGATGAGCATCGGTAAGACTGCTGCATTTGAAATACATATCCATGAGAGCACTGCTGACCACAACATTTTCCCTAATATGGCTCTTTATCAGGACCCCATGAGCTCGCTTCCCATGCTCTAATGAGGCTAAGGAAGCAGAGGCTCTAAATACGGATGCAAAAGTGTACTGGTCAGGCGATACACCATTCTTTATCATATTGTAATAGAGGTCAAGTCCAAATTCTCCACAACCTTTTTGCACAAACCCAGCAATCATTGCATTCCAAGAAATCAAAGTTTTCTCTAGTAAATTATCAAACAGAACATAGGCAGTTCTTAAATCTCCTGATTTTGCATACAGTATCAACAACTTGATCTTAAGATATTCACTGGGTACATATCCAATAACAACCATATGTGCATGGATCCTTCTCCCACTTTTATGTTCTTTCCTGAATAGGCATTCTTGCAAGAGAAGAGCATACGTTGCAGCATCTGCTTTCAATCTCGTACGCCATAAAAGCCCAACAGCTTCCCTCAGTCTTCCCGTAAAACAAAGATCCCTTATAACCTTATTCAGTTGTGTGTACTCCTTAAGAAGCTTGGCCTGAAAGCTGGGAGTATTTATTATTGTCACAGGTCATCCAATAGCAGTACGCAAAAATATATACCAATGAACTAAAAGAATGGTGAATAATAGCATATGACAAGATAAGCAGAAACCCATAATTGTGAATAATACTAAGTTCAGATTTTAATCCAATTCTAtgacataaaataaaagaagctCGTTCAAACCTGCAATTGTTGGTTTGAGCCTGGATTCGGCTAAGCAGCGTGGCCGTCTTGCCAGCAAACATGGATCCTCCGATCACCTGGACCTCACCACACGGTCAGTTTTGGAATTGGGATTGGAAAAATTGGAGGACTAGTTCAAGGCATTGTGGGTTCTAATGTGGACAGAGTTTGAATTTGGAAGAATCTAGAGGCTACAAAGATTGGGGTGTTTTGGGGGGAGAAAATGTGGGGGATATTTTTGAAACAATAGTAATTGTTAACATTGATTTCGATTTCTTTTCATTTGTAAGTCTAAGATGGAGAGGTGTGCTTGTAAAACAGTGAGATTTGGCATTTTCAGGCTTAGGCTTGGTTGGTAATTTTTAGGGCTTAAGAGCAAAAGACAAACACAGAGAGGGGGTAAGATTCGTGAATTGGGCGGGTGGAATTTGTTTTTAGGCCAAATTCTTTTATCAGTCCTTGTAATTATATGTAAATTTTAATCATTATTTTCTGATTTGGTTATTTTTAACATgtacattttaatattataaccCTCCGAGTAAAGAATTTTACATTTTGATTTTAGTTATTATAGTTTTCCTTACAGTATACCAAAAGTGGGTGAATTGgtatttaaaaacaaaatataaaacttaaaaaaattgtaCAACAATTTTATAGTGGTTCAATCTTAATTGTGTACCTTCGTTAACTTAGCTTTTTATAACTAGTGATTATTCTGAATTTATTGATGGGTACCTGTTTAAGATAATGCATAACCTTTACAAATCACTATTTTTTAACTTCGTAAGATAGAACCACTATCCCCTTAATCTCTCAAATAagagaaataagaaaataaaaaaaaaattaaaacctttCAAAGGTGGATATACAATGATTAAGCTCTCACAAATACAAGTAACATCTCAAAGATGAGATATTGCACTTTGATATTTGAAAGCTTGTTTGTTATCTTTATTTGAGTGTTACTGGATCATATTTATATCTTTTCATTCTGGGTTGTTGGAAGGAGTTTCTAACTCTTAATAGCATTAAATTTACATATTAATAACAACTTGCAAGCCCAAATATTGACACCTATCAAGGTAGTATTGATACcttgaagaaaaataatcatCACAAGTTCTCAAGTATCAATATCTCATGAGCAAGTATCGATACTTGATTAACAAGTATCAATACTATACCCTTCTAGATGGTGTTGTGGCTACTGACTTGTCATGTATCAATACCTTTTAGATTAGGTATCGATACTTAGCTTACAGGTATCGATCAATACCATACTCCTCTAGAAAAGCATTATTAGACATTGTTTGAAGTGTATTGATACTTAGAAAACTACTTAGAAAAGCTTTAGAAACATATTTGAAAAAGTCTTGTAAATACTCAAAAACATTATTAAAAGTTCAAGGCATTTTAGAAATTTGTTTTTGAGTTTTATGACACTTAAGAATATTCCAAGGATTGTAACTGTAACTCCCCAAACCCGgtctaaacgttatggccgaatctggcaatgtcacatgcaATGGAAGTCAAAAACGAGTTTGTCGAGTTAAAACCGTTCTAGTTAATTAGCCTTTATCTTAGTTCAAAGTAAAACGCATGTTCTTCATTAACTAAAATCATATCTTTTTAGCAGAAGCTTTGAAAacttttatttttggaaaaatcattGGTGTTGAAAGAAACTGTTGTTTTGAGCAAAATCGAGTTTCTACCATCTAGTCTTTCTAACACCGTAAAGCAGTTAAAAATCCAAAGTAAAAATCCAGAATAGTTCAAAGTCCCCAAAATTTACATCAAACctcaaataagtaataaaatctaaaaatttacgaGAATAGTCTAAAATTTACGTGTGGCCACCGTCGAGTTCTCCACTGTGCTGAtccgtcaagtctggggattacctgtacagattaaacaaaaagggtgagttttcgcaaacttaatgtgtaatccccacagaaaacatgcACTCAGAAACACATCAGAATACAATCAAATACaggctgggcctaagcccattacagattcagTTTGGGCCCTGGCCCATTCAGATACAGTTTCAGATATAatttagggccttggcccatctcAAATACAATACGCAATAGCagaaatcagaatcctacccacaagcctctacacaccatctccgtgcaaccctacacaccatgtggggattaaatcaacccatccatccctacacaccatgtggggattaaatcaacccatccatccctacacaccatgttgtactGAAAAGCGGCACAATAATCAggaatttgcagcagagctgccaggtAACAGACTTAATagcctttcagacacttcctccGAATATCATGAAtaacccaccccgatgcaatgcaacatacaagaGATTCCATGCTATTATACAATTATAGTACATACATTCAGATATTATAATTCATACTCGAAACAGAAATCAAACGGACAGATCACTCATATAGGGGTCTAAATAGAGCTTACTGACCCTTTAGTAGGTCCAAAGTCAAtttaggcgacccgtgcaaccttaggcaACTTTTCTGAAACATGaactcacacgcccatatggcttgctcgtgtaggcccacatgcccgtgtgatccacacggcctggcccaaaattccacacgcccgtgtggtttacccatgtcggcccacacgcccgtataacccacacggcccaaatcaaTCGAgctcgtgtgtcgcacacagcccactcagccatcacacggccgtgtcatgtgcacacggccgtgtcatgtGCACACGGCCTGGCTCATCGATCACACGCCCTGTtccatcacacggcctaccacacgagcgactacacgcccgtgtggcttcaATAATAATCATTTTTTACTTTTTGTTGAACCCTATTTTTtacgtttcgggtacacacctgtttCAATTTGCTACCAAAACTCCCCCGAGCACTCCAAGACCTAATAATCAGTGAACCCATCATTAATTTAGCGAATTAATAAACGAATCTGATTTAATTATGAAACAGCAGAGACTCCACTTACCGCCAACTAAAACACTTCGCTAATATCGTTAACAATGGAGAGGCAAAAATCACTGATCAAAGCCTCCTCCTACGCTATTATTAGCATAAAAACCAAATTAATTAGACAAATACTAGGGACTTTATGACAGAAAAGAAGGGAGAGAACTTACGAAACTCGCGCAAGAGCCAACAACGATGTAGATTCAAGAGAAAATGATGAACTgggaaaaaaataaagagaattcCGACATAAATGggggaaacaaaaagaaaagaggagaaaataagaaaaagagagaagaaacaACAACAGAAAATTTTAGGAGAAGAAAGGAAACCGAATTTTGCCAAGGAAGGAATATCTGATAACTGTCACTCCACTAACCCCACTATCATCTAACTACCTCAGTATTTCAGCCAAACTAAAACTCTTACCATCCATCGGGTAAAAATCAACACCCTTGCCTatgcagggattcgaacacaagaccctTCACACACCAACACTCTACCTatccagcaggcccattctgttatgGGATTACAAGTAATTGAACTTAAGGCTACTGACCAGAGATAAGGCTTGACttagaaaaacaaaattttgccCAAGACAAGGCTTGAACTTAAGACCTCACACGCACACCCAGAGCACTTAACCACCACAATAGTTACACAGTTGTATGTAAAATTTACAAATGccgaaattaaaaatttagggcgttacaataaCACCTCTCGTCTGACTTGATCACTGAGTCTAAGTTATAATAGGATGCTATAGACAATATCGGAAcatttacaaatatttaataatcaatttacACAATAATTCAAACATTTATAACCAAAACAATTCATAATTACGTTATACAATCTTTTTTGGAACTTGGGCTTATGAAGCTCATTTACAAACCCGAGCTTgaaaaatgatcaaattgcaaTGTTTTGAAAGTTTCCGTAACATGTATTGATGCCCCTTATAGGTACCGATAGTACTAATACCTTTTATAGCTTCGatgtttagaaaaattttaaccaaattactaGCATTAATACCTGTCGTATGGTACGGACACCTTTTTTACAAAGTATCGATACCTATACCAATATCTATACCGTTTTACGGTTCAATGTTTtacaaaaatcaaacaaaaatcaTATGTATCGATACCCTAGTAAAGTATCGGTACCCTTAtataaagtatcgatactttagtCCGGTATCCATACCATTTTAGGGttcaaactttgaaaaaaattaagaaaaattggTAAAGTACCGATACTCGTTGATAAGGTATCGATACCTCAAGGCAATAAGGTAAAAAATATTGCATTTTATACCTAATTCAAACCAACTCATTAACTAATCCAAATGGTGCATAAATACACCATAAAACCTGCATAAAAACTAATCCAATTCACACATACATTTCAATTCATCCATTCATATCATCACAACTAATATGCCATAATTTGGCATCAAATCACACCTAAGAAACCTAATCCAATTCAACCAGCATCATATACTTTTAATGATTTGAACCAATATTTATCCATGCCATATTAATGCTTATTCATTCTAACAAATTGCCATGCATTATATCAACAAGTTACCGAACATACATCTTTAAATTTGAACATAAACTCCATAATTCAACTAATGCCAAGTTAAACCAATTATCAATTCAAGGTTAACACTTATATCTATTAGAAAATCAGGTTTGGAAAATGCagcggaaaataaatttagggaaaaaccaaagttttaaaaaaaattcaaaacaagaacttggttgtgatatATAAAGTACTAAacataatcaaaattgtaccttttagATTCGTCTAGGATGAATGCTTTGACCAAGTAATCTTCTCCGCTATCCTTAAGCTCACGTCTGCCAAGTGTGGGCTtgcttcaaataaaaaaaaatcacaaaaattaccagtgggaTAATTtcgtaatttctctaaacttttgggtcaagttataaataagaaaaatatctctagaaatttttgaaataatttctttagaaaattttctttacaactttatcttgaattcaagtgtgtcaAATAATAACCCAAGGCTCTTTTATATAggaagagtttagagagttcaactataattaaacataatcactttaatattaaattttattaaattaatagaatatttatttacaagataaacattaaatttaatattaaatttaatattaaattaatagaatatttattaaatttaatattaaattaatagaatattta harbors:
- the LOC108489005 gene encoding pentatricopeptide repeat-containing protein At4g16470 isoform X2; this encodes MVVIGYVPSEYLKIKLLILYAKSGDLRTAYVLFDNLLEKTLISWNAMIAGFVQKGCGEFGLDLYYNMIKNGVSPDQYTFASVFRASASLASLEHGKRAHGVLIKSHIRENVVVSSALMDMYFKCSSLTDAHQVFNEVVNRNVVTWTSLISGYGQHGRVNEVLELFDKMINEGFRPNYVTFLAVLSACSHGGLVNEGWHYFLSMKRDYGIQPRGQHYSAMVDLLGRSGKLHEAYEFVLNSPFKEHPAIWGALLGACRIHGDMDLVKLVADKYLELEPENSGTYVLLSNTYATFGFWENLAALRRKMRNSGVIKEPAYSRIEIQGEVHFFLRGDVSHRRSAEIYELIKLMPSILKDPDYVPDIISS
- the LOC108489005 gene encoding pentatricopeptide repeat-containing protein At4g16470 isoform X1 — protein: MFAGKTATLLSRIQAQTNNCSFQAKLLKEYTQLNKVIRDLCFTGRLREAVGLLWRTRLKADAATYALLLQECLFRKEHKSGRRIHAHMVVIGYVPSEYLKIKLLILYAKSGDLRTAYVLFDNLLEKTLISWNAMIAGFVQKGCGEFGLDLYYNMIKNGVSPDQYTFASVFRASASLASLEHGKRAHGVLIKSHIRENVVVSSALMDMYFKCSSLTDAHQVFNEVVNRNVVTWTSLISGYGQHGRVNEVLELFDKMINEGFRPNYVTFLAVLSACSHGGLVNEGWHYFLSMKRDYGIQPRGQHYSAMVDLLGRSGKLHEAYEFVLNSPFKEHPAIWGALLGACRIHGDMDLVKLVADKYLELEPENSGTYVLLSNTYATFGFWENLAALRRKMRNSGVIKEPAYSRIEIQGEVHFFLRGDVSHRRSAEIYELIKLMPSILKDPDYVPDIISS